From a region of the Deltaproteobacteria bacterium genome:
- a CDS encoding type I restriction enzyme HsdR N-terminal domain-containing protein, with protein sequence MVDSCPGEKFREGVVTPSACDTINEEIIRQKILGLLLGEKGYLLEDIEEEVPFDLETDREVFKLKVSFVVRINGRRLVVIKCGPGSILARERAALSLSRLFSEYQPPLTIVTNGVEAALLNTLTGETLDCGLSAIPAKKQLLSQLEDLKFLPLPEKRVKLEKQILSAFEALGIHGECH encoded by the coding sequence ATGGTTGATAGTTGTCCGGGGGAAAAATTTCGAGAAGGGGTAGTTACTCCTTCGGCTTGTGATACGATTAATGAAGAGATAATCCGACAAAAAATCCTGGGCCTTTTATTGGGAGAGAAGGGATATCTTTTGGAAGATATTGAAGAAGAGGTGCCATTTGACTTAGAAACCGACCGGGAGGTTTTTAAACTCAAGGTTTCTTTTGTGGTTCGAATTAATGGCCGGCGTTTGGTGGTAATTAAATGCGGGCCGGGTTCAATCCTGGCCCGGGAACGGGCCGCTTTATCTCTTTCCCGGCTTTTTTCAGAATACCAACCCCCTTTAACCATAGTTACCAACGGGGTTGAAGCTGCCCTCCTGAATACCTTGACCGGAGAAACCCTGGATTGCGGATTATCCGCCATACCCGCTAAAAAACAACTCCTCTCCCAACTGGAAGACCTGAAATTTCTCCCCTTGCCGGAGAAACGGGTTAAACTGGAAAAACAGATTCTCTCGGCTTTTGAAGCCCTGGGAATTCATGGGGAATGTCATTGA
- the rsmA gene encoding ribosomal RNA small subunit methyltransferase A has product MRNPAMARKLVDRLAVTASDSVVELGAGQGAMTFFLAERAARVWAVEIDAGLADRLKEQVRISGKRNIEILHQDILKTDWNEWYDRIAAPFFVVGNLPYHISTPILFKLIENRPLLKGAYVMLQKEVADRLMAQAGTKEYGVMAILIGYYAKIRSLMHLAPSSFFPRPKVASTFIELLFREEPTPRIEDEKLFQWVVHGAFGQRRKQIKNALTADGRFPVSLIVKALELSQTNPQCRGETLTIAQFVSLSNILAGLQSALV; this is encoded by the coding sequence TTGAGAAACCCAGCTATGGCCCGGAAATTAGTCGATCGCCTTGCCGTGACCGCTTCGGATTCGGTAGTGGAATTGGGGGCCGGCCAGGGGGCCATGACTTTTTTCCTGGCTGAACGGGCGGCCAGGGTTTGGGCGGTAGAAATTGATGCCGGTCTTGCCGATCGATTGAAGGAACAGGTTAGAATATCCGGTAAAAGAAACATCGAAATTTTGCACCAGGATATATTGAAGACCGACTGGAATGAATGGTACGATAGGATTGCCGCCCCTTTTTTTGTGGTCGGAAATCTCCCTTATCACATTTCGACGCCCATTTTATTTAAGTTGATTGAAAATAGACCCCTGCTGAAAGGGGCCTATGTCATGCTTCAGAAAGAGGTAGCCGATCGACTTATGGCCCAAGCCGGGACAAAAGAATATGGGGTCATGGCCATCCTGATCGGCTACTATGCCAAGATCAGGTCTTTAATGCACCTGGCCCCCAGTTCTTTTTTCCCGCGGCCCAAGGTCGCCTCGACTTTTATCGAACTCCTTTTTCGAGAGGAGCCGACGCCAAGGATAGAAGACGAAAAATTATTTCAATGGGTTGTCCATGGGGCCTTCGGCCAGCGCCGGAAGCAGATAAAAAATGCTTTAACGGCCGATGGCCGGTTTCCGGTCTCCCTGATTGTGAAGGCCCTGGAATTGAGTCAAACCAATCCCCAATGCCGGGGAGAAACCTTGACCATTGCCCAATTTGTTTCCTTGTCCAATATATTGGCCGGATTACAAAGCGCCTTGGTGTAA